A genomic stretch from Poecile atricapillus isolate bPoeAtr1 chromosome 10, bPoeAtr1.hap1, whole genome shotgun sequence includes:
- the LOC131582462 gene encoding leukotriene B4 receptor 1-like, with product MSQAEESSGSSTWNIVRSVVCIILGLSFIIGTPGNCIVIWTVCTKMKKVSLSVLLILNLAIADVLVLITLPIWIYSFADSWVFGVIFCKVLVFIIYCSMYASIFLITALSLERLLAVFYPFTIQTYRRKEKISLIVFLIWFLSIAFGISVIPFQETEETNGQLLCTCRNYSSNRQKVSYLLLETLAGFVIPFLIICTCYVCVARRISRMTYQSKQRSERLIASIVVAFILCWFPHHLFNILDVISIEIELSNEEMSLALEEIVDKGVYISGALVFISSCINPLLYAFAARRFQNHLRFAKISKLFEQISQTVTEEDKKRSLAATKHEEPLVGTENL from the coding sequence ATGAGTCAAGCTGAGGAAAGCAGTGGCAGCTCAACATGGAATATTGTGAGGTCAGTAGTCTGCATAATACTGGGCTTGTCATTTATAATTGGCACCCCTGGAAACTGCATTGTCATCTGGACTGTTTgtacaaaaatgaagaaagtaTCTCTTTCAGTCCTGCTGATCTTGAACCTGGCCATTGCTGATGTCCTTGTACTGATCACTTTACCAATTTGGATTTACTCTTTTGCTGACTCGTGGGTTTTTGGAGTAATTTTCTGCAAAGTGCTGGTTTTCATTATTTACTGCAGCATGTATGCCAGTATATTTCTGATTACAGCACTTAGCTTGGAGCGGCTACTGGCTGTGTTTTATCCTTTCACAATTCAAAcatacagaagaaaagaaaaaatttctttgatCGTGTTCCTCATTTGGTTCCTGTCTATTGCCTTTGGCATTTCTGTCATCCCGTTTCAAGAGACAGAAGAAACGAACGGTCAACTTCTATGCACGTGTCGCAACTACTCTTCTAATAGACAGAAAGTGTCATATCTTCTGCTGGAGACCCTTGCAGGTTTTGTAATCCCTTTCTTAATTATTTGCACTTGTTATGTGTGTGTTGCAAGAAGGATAAGCAGAATGACTTACCAATCCAAGCAGCGATCGGAACGTCTCATTGCCAGTATTGTGGTGGCTTTCATTCTGTGCTGGTTTCCTCACCATCTCTTTAACATTCTGGATGTTATTTCAATTGAAATAGAACTCTCTAATGAGGAGATGTCTTTGGCACTGGAAGAAATCGTAGACAAAGGAGTGTACATCTCTGGAGCACTTGTATTCATCAGTAGCTGTATTAACCCTCTGCTTTATGCTTTTGCTGCACGAAGGTTTCAGAACCACCTGAGGTTTGCCAAGATATCAAAACTGTTTGAACAGATCAGTCAGACTGTAACAGAGGAAGACAAGAAAAGAAGTCTGGCTGCAACCAAACATGAAGAACCTCTAGTAGGCACAGAAAATCTCTAA